From Aegilops tauschii subsp. strangulata cultivar AL8/78 chromosome 5, Aet v6.0, whole genome shotgun sequence:
TTATTTCCATGTACCATCAAAAGGGATTAATCGAATTGCAGTGCTAGCACTTTTACTATTTCAATCTCCAAAATTTTGTCTTGCTTGTCTAGTGTTAAGTCTATTATAAGCAAAACTATAACTTTGTGACAGACTCATCTGAACCTTCAACTGTCAAAAAACTATTCTATGTTTTCCAGTTTTGTACGCTTGTGTGTGAACTTGGCGCTGACTATTCTTCCTATGTAAATTCAGGTGGGCAGCAATAGCCTCCTACCTCCCCCAAAGAACAGACAACGACATCAAGAACTACTGGAACACACACCTGAAGAAGAAAGTGAAGAGGCTGCAACAACAAACACATCCGGCAGATCACTTCTTCCAGCACACGTCCACTGCCCCTAATGCAGCTGAGCAAACCACCAGCATGAATTACTACAACCCTAGCAGCAGTAACCTCGACTCTGCCATGCAAGCCGCCATGGGTTACCCTGAGACCACCACGGGCAACGTTACACCTGCTACCATGGCTGTCTCGAAGCTCTTCCAGTCTTGGATGCCCAAGGCCCCATCGACGGATCTGGCAGACTACAAGGGTATGGTGGCCATGCAGGAGTTCCGGACGGATGGAGAGGCCGGTGCTTCAGTTTCCATGACCAGTGGCGACAGGTTCTCGTCCTCGGACATATTGACCGGACGTGGCAAGGCTGACATGGCCACCACCTTCTCGGTGCTCGAGAACTGGTTGCTCGACGACATGGTACCGGGGCAGGCTGCCATGGACGGGCTCATAGACATCTCTGCTGGTTGCTGTGCAAACCCCATCATGTTTTGATAGGCCCTGTCTGTTTCTTACCACTCTTGGTGGCCAATCTTGTGTTTCCGGTTAATAAGCCGTTGGTTTTATAAAGGTATAATAAAAGACAGAGATAACGAGCTCCATATGTCCTCCTTAACCCCGTCGCCCGCTTGTTCTTTGATTCGGACTCGCAGCTGTATATGCATGCATATGCGTATTGACAGAATTATGGAAAACGTTTAAAATCATCCGGTTGATCAATCGTGCTTGTAAGCCGTCTTGAACGATCGACACGCGTCCGGTGGGCTCCACGCGCCGCTTATCTCGCTCCCTCCCTTATCCCACGATGtgaggctggttgtaatggggagtatcatatactagtatcatgcatatgatactagtgtatgatactatctccctaatgcatagtatcatatattagtatcacgTAGTACTCtatttattgtcatgcatgacacatagtagcatagcatttattatgatacccactcctctttttttttcatttaattctatgacacctcatcaaaattgcctagtttgcatgcatgatactagctatgatactaCCATTACGACCAGCCTGAAGCGCACAGCCGCACGTTTTTCCCAGTTTGACTTCCTCTCGTCTTCAACCTCTCTCTAAGATCTCGCCCGGCATGGCTTTTCTCCTCCACTCCGGTAGTTTCCTCCTCCACCCGCCTGGCCGAAATCTGCACGTGCTCCTCCCGCGCACCCatccctcctctccctcgcgcAAACCCTGATGCTGCAGAGACACGCCGGACCACCGTAGCTGCAGAGACACGCCGGACCACCGTAGCTGCAGAGACATGCCACCGGGGCTGCAGTGGTGGCATCCGGAGCTGCAGAAGAAGATGGAGGCCGGCGGGGCTGCAATGGAGCGC
This genomic window contains:
- the LOC109762734 gene encoding transcription factor MYB60; the protein is MGRPPCCDNGGASVKKGPWTPEEDIILVSYIQQHGPGNWRSVPENTGLMRCSKSCRLRWTNYLRPGIKRGNFTQHEEGIIIHLQALLGNKWAAIASYLPQRTDNDIKNYWNTHLKKKVKRLQQQTHPADHFFQHTSTAPNAAEQTTSMNYYNPSSSNLDSAMQAAMGYPETTTGNVTPATMAVSKLFQSWMPKAPSTDLADYKGMVAMQEFRTDGEAGASVSMTSGDRFSSSDILTGRGKADMATTFSVLENWLLDDMVPGQAAMDGLIDISAGCCANPIMF